TAAATGGATAGACAACtagatttatacatttatttactcGCCTACTTctaattaatttactgatgtaaaatgtgtctccggttcgagtccaggctcggaccttcctgggtggagtttgcatgttctccccgtgcctgcgtggatcttctccgggtactccggtctcctcccacattccaaagacatgcatggcaggttatttgggcgctccgaattgtccctaggtgtgcgtgcgagtgtggatggttgttcgtctctgtgtgccctgcgataggttggcaaccagtccagggtgtcccccgcctactgcccagagccagctgagataggcgccagcagcccccgcgacccttgtgaggaataagcggtcaagaaaatggatggatggatgtaaaatgttcttgtaaaaaaaaacaaaaaatcaaaatgtacaGCATGttatatacagcaatgcctgttcttaacgcgctttataaataaagttgagttgagcagCCAGACAGacaggtagtttttttttttcctttttactttattatacatTTCTAAAGCTAAATAGCTCGATGGACAGACAGCTATATGGCTAGCTAGGTAAttagctagttttttttttttttactttattatacatTTCTAAAACATTTCTAAAGGTAAACAGCTCGATGGACAGACAGCTTGATGGCTAGTTAGGCAGTTAGctagtttggtttgtttttttactttattatacatTTCTATAGCTAAAATAGCTTGATGGACAGACAGCTAGATGGCTAGCTAAGTAGTTagctagtttttgtttgttttttaaactttattatAAATTTCTATAGCTAAATAGCTCGGTGGACAGACAGCTAGATGGCTAGGTAGGTAGTtagctagattttttttttttactttattcatTTCTAAAGGTAAATAGCTTGATGGACAGACAGCTAGATGGCTAGTTAGGCAGTTAgctagttgttttgttttgtttttttactttattatacatTTCTATAGCTAAATAGCTCGATGGACAGACAGCTATATGGCTAGCTAGGTAAttagctagttttttttttttttactttattatacatTTCTAAAACATTTCTAAAGGTAAACAGCTCGATGGACAGACAGCTTGATGGCTAGTTAGGCAGTTAGctagtttggtttgtttttttactttattatacatTTCTATAGCTAAAATAGCTTGATGGACAGACAGCTAGATGGCTAGCTAAGTAGTTagctagtttttgtttgttttttaaactttattatAAATTTCTATAGCTAAATAGCTCGGTGGACAGACAGCTAGATGGCTAGGTAGGTAGTtagctagattttttttttttactttattcatTTCTAAAGGTAAATAGCTTGATGGACAGACAGCTAGATGGCTAGTTAGGCAGTTAgctagttgttttgttttgtttttttactttattatacatTTCTATAGCTAAATAGCTCGATGGACAGACAGCTAGATGGCTAGCTAAGTAGTtagctagtttttttgttttttgtttttttaactttactatAAATTTCTATAGCTAAATAGCTCAATGGACAGACAGCTAGATGGCTAGTTAGGCAGttagctagtttttttttttttttaactttattataCATTTCTATAGCTAAATAGCTCGATGGACAGACGGCTAGATGGCTTGCTAGCAAGCTAGACAGACAGATTTTATGTGATTTATCACTGCGCTGTTAACATGTGCAGCAAGTGCTCCCTCAGCACGCTGTCAAATAGCACACATTACTAGTTTTTTTGCACTTGCAGCCTCCCATTGAATGAAATGAGGAGGAAGAGATCCGCACACTCCCACAtcttccacctcctcctcctccgctgcAGCGAGGTCGTCATCAACCACCTCCTGCAAGCGAAGGGGTGCAGCGGAATCCCGTGACGTCACGCCCCCGTCGGTTGTCATGGCGACGGCCGTGACGTGTATGGGCGTCGCCAGCGGGTACCACGtgatttatataaataacaGCGGCCGTCCCAGCGCGTCGGCATTCGGCAAGTTAAGAGCGGATCGCGGATCAGCGTGATTGGAGCAAAGCAACACGGAGATACCCGATTTTGAGATTATCACTgagaaaatattgtttttgggttttgtttgtttgttgttttttggtatTTAACTACAACATGGCTGTGACTGAAGCGGGATGCGACCTCACGTACTGCAAAATGAGGGGAATTGTTGCTGTTCTCACCGGTGAGCCAACAAAATATTCTTGTAATTtgacctattttttattttattcaattcaGGTGTCTTATTTCGCTGAGTTATTCAGGTTGCCTAAATACTAAGGCATAGTTCTCCTTTTACCTGTCAGGATAACGTGTTCTGTATTGTGTTTCGGTGTTGTATTTTACGCGTAATTACGCGTGGCGCCAATGAAATTAACACCTTTTcaataatgtataacttcactctttcaattttttttttgaatggaaAGCGTTTTGCTGCAACCACCGATGACTGAATGAGTGACCCAAGAGGTTGCGTAACGAATAAGCCCGCAGTATTAAGAGTTCCTTGCTATGCAATGGCGCAAATCTGTCATATAAAAGGATTTATGGAGCTCGCACACAACGGATTATTGCACTAGCAgagttattttttcttttcgaaTAAAATCCCCTTTGTTTACAACATTCTTAACGTCCTTTGTCCATTGTGCTCACCTGCCACAGCATTGGGTACACTTACAAAATCAAAAGGTgcatcatgtttttgttttttattctaatttgatttgatggcttttatttttttgtttgtgtcttgCATAGTTCCTTTTAGATTGTTTAACTCACCTGTAGAAACAACAGAATCACTGTatagctttaaaaataaaacccgAATTTTGTACAGGCATTTTCAATATGGATTTTCATGGTGTGTACCTCTTGATGGGACCAGTGAGTCTTGTTTGCTGTCTGCTAACGTCATTGGCTCCTTTGCTTCCATTTTCAGCTTTCATCAAGGAGCGAAAAATGGGGTTGAATGACTTCATCCAGAAGCTGGTGTCGACCCCTCATATCTGCCAACAGTGAGTAGACAGCATTTCACCATAAAACAAACTGTTCGGTTTGAATAGAAATGGAAAATTAGTCGCAAGAGGCAATTTTGCCAGTCATCAGAACTTTTGTAGTTATTTCGGACCACTTGCCCAATTAGATGACTGGCCAATCTAATCTGCCACCTGATCTTGGTAGGACATTCTGTGAAAGGCTTAATCTGGGTCTGAGAAGCCAGGGTAAGAATAGGCCTTTTATGATGAGCCTGGAACAACCTGCCCACTTGTTTAATCACCTGTACAGAAAATCCCTGGTGTCCACTCGATAaaccaattatcaaattaaaacaTAACGTGGCTTGCACCATCGCAGTGATCTACATTTGTGGGTTGGCCTAGAAATGTGCAGTCTTATTGTACAAAATGTCCTTTAAAAGCTCTGAAAGGGCAACTGGCGGAGTCCTGCTGAGCTACCGCTTAAGCTTTTGCTCAGACGGGTCAACACTGAGGCAACTTGACCTGTCTTGATGCATCAAACGGTTCATTCACTCCACAGCGaaaaatgctgttcaaatgtatctttttaaaaaaacaaggttCACGATGGTACAAGTGAATTTAATCCAtcgaatcttttttttgttttttcagcgtTGAAGTCAACAACTTCCTGAAGATTGATGAGAATCAGAACGAGGAGGTTGAAAATGAGCTTGCTGAAAGAAATGTAAGCAAAGGATGACTTACTGTCGCCTTTGACAGTATTGGAATATAATTGTGTTTCTTATTCTTGTCTTTCAGAGGTTCCTAAATTCGCAAAGTTCACTTGCCGAGGACACTCAGTAAGTAAATGCATCGCTTAAAGTTTGACAAAATGAAAATTCTCTGCAAACCCTGATGGCATATCCGTGACTCTTTTCAGAATCAAACCCTGTGATTTCGACTACCTCAAGATCATCGGCAGAGGCAGCTTCGGAAaggtaatttcttttttttttatgataccttttctttcattattttccCACTGGTTGTGATGCTAATGTGCATTTGCTCTGATAAAGGTTCTGCTAGCACGACACAAGGAGTCCACGAAATATTATGCTGTCAAAGTGCTCCAGAAAAAAATCATACTTAAGAAGAAAGaggtacagtacatttttttcaaatgtctcaTGAACTTAACAGAGTAATAAATTCGAccataatgaaaatgtttttccctCCCTTGCAGCAAAAGCATATCATGGCTGAACGCAGCGTTCTCATGAAGAACATCAAGCATCCCTTCCTCGTGGGGCTGCATTACTCCTTCCAGACGACTGACAAGCTTTACTTTGTACTCGACTACGTCAATGGCGGGGAGGTAGGGAATTCCTCGCGTGATCTCGACATAAACCACAGCAGAAAATGCATTTGTCGTAAAAGTTAACAGCTTTTGTCCTTTTAGCTCTTCTACCATCTTCAGAGAGAAAGGATCTTCTTGGAACCCCGTGCCAGATTTTACACTGCAGAAATTGCAAGCGCACTGGGCTACCTCCACTCACTGCACATTGTGTACaggtaatcattaaaaaataataataaaaaataaaaaataaaaacaacaacaacaacagcgctCCCTTGTGGacattttcaagaaaacattttcagtgtgGCGCATCATTTGTGTTC
This portion of the Festucalex cinctus isolate MCC-2025b chromosome 19, RoL_Fcin_1.0, whole genome shotgun sequence genome encodes:
- the LOC144006912 gene encoding serine/threonine-protein kinase Sgk1 isoform X1 — translated: MAVTEAGCDLTYCKMRGIVAVLTAFIKERKMGLNDFIQKLVSTPHICQHVEVNNFLKIDENQNEEVENELAERNRFLNSQSSLAEDTQIKPCDFDYLKIIGRGSFGKVLLARHKESTKYYAVKVLQKKIILKKKEQKHIMAERSVLMKNIKHPFLVGLHYSFQTTDKLYFVLDYVNGGELFYHLQRERIFLEPRARFYTAEIASALGYLHSLHIVYRDLKPENILLDSQGHIVLTDFGLCKEGLEPNCTTTTFCGTPEYLAPEVLQKQAYDRTVDWWCLGSVLYEMLYGLPPFYSRNTAEMYNNILHKVPVLKPNVSNSGRELLEGLLQKDRTKRLGVKDDFLELKYHSFFSPINWDDLMAKKITPPYIPSVSGPTDLRHFDPEFTHLPVSSSLCNDTFSVTSSIKEAAGAFPGFSYGPPAEHSFL